Sequence from the Thermococcus sp. genome:
CTGGAAGAGCCTCGTCATGCAGCCAGCTATAAGTCCCCCTACTGCATCATCGAGAAATGGGGGAAGCCGCGCCAGGATTCCGGGCTTTTTGGTGTCATAGTAGAAAAAGTTGAAGAGCGCCATTTTTCCGCCAATGTACTCGGCGATGTTAATTCCAATCAGCTCGTCCGCGACCAGGTTCACAGGGTCGCCATCGACCTTAAAGCCCCCCTCAAGCAGGAGCGCTGCCATCAGGAGGGCTTGGATGTTGATATCATCAAGGTAGTGGAGCATGAGTTTTTTGAGCCTCCCCTGGACTTCCTCGGGGTTGTTACCGATGTATAACTCTATAGCAGCTTCTACCATTGCTTCAAGCGTCACGCCGTGTTCTTCGAGCCTTTGAAGAAGTTCTCCACTCTTCACGCTCTCACCAGCCCGAAGCGGATCCAGTGGTACCTCTCGCTCTCCTCGACGGACTTTACGTCAAGGTTGAAGCGCCCCTCAAAGAGGGGTGAGGCCAAAACTACCGTGTGGAACTCTCCAAACTCTCCAACCGGGTCAACGCCCGGGTAAGCCTTCAAAAAGTTCTTCAGGTCTTGTTCCGAGCTGAATGTATAAGTTAGGGCATCTCTGGAGAGCTTTTCCTTATCAACCGCTATTATCACCCACTCGAAGCCCTCTTCGAGCATCTCCTCGGCAAGCTCCAGCGTGTTCCTCCCCCAGAGCGGTTCGAGAGCTTTAATTCCTGCTTTTTCCGTAAGGCTTTCGACCCATACCTTGTGGTCGTCCAAGAGGACATCGCCTGATATGAGGTACTCGATACCGAGCGAGCCAATGAAGTCGGCCAGGGCGTCACTTCCCCTGGCCATGTCGAAGGTCAGCATTTTCCTCCCCATCTTCTTGGTGAGTGTTTCCAGCGCCCCAAAGTTCTCCCAGTGTGGTGAGAGGCCGATGGTGGTTTTGAGCGCCAGCAGGTATGGAACCTCAATTCCCATCTTCTCCGCAAGGTGAAGCGCGTAAAGCCCATCCTTGCCGCCCGAAAAGAACACCACTCCGTTCAAGCTATCGCCTCCGTCAGGGTTATAAGAGGTTGGAGCTTTTATCCATTGCGCTAGCTGCACCCGGAGGAACGACGATGAACGGACTTGTCCTATTTATCCCGGCACTTCTCTGGGACCTGCTCCTCGGTGAACCTCCGGCGTTAGTTCATCCCGTTGTATGGTTTGGGAAGCTCGCCGGTTTGCTTGATTCCCGCTATAGGAGGCGTTCTCCAGCCCTTGATTTTCTGGTCGGGATGGTTACAGCGTTGGCAGTCATCGTTTTTGCCCTCCTCCTGGCAATCTCTGCCCCCTCTGCTCCTTATCCCCTCAACTACGCCTTGGCAGTTTACCTCCTCAAGAGTTCCTTCGCGGTGAGGAGCCTCCACGAGCACATTGCGAGGACGATAACAGACAATGTTAAAGAGAAAAGAAAAGCGGTCTCGATGATCGTCAGTAGGGATGTGGGGAAGCTCGATGAGCCCCACCTGAACTCGGCCTCGATAGAGAGCCTCGCCGAGAACCTCAACGACAGCGTTGTGGCGCCGCTATTCTACTTCCTCCTCTTCGGCCTCCCCGGTGCTTTAATCTACCGCGCCGTTAACACGCTTGATGCCATGCTTGGCTATAGAAACGAGCGCTATGAATACTTCGGCAAGTTCTCCGCCCGACTGGACGACCTCCTTAACTTCATTCCGGCCCGCTTGACAGTTCTTCTCTACCTTCCTATTGGAGGGAAGAGGGTTCTCCGGTACTATCGCCTCGCTAGGTTCAAGATAAACTCGGACAAGCCCATAGCGGTGATGAGTGCCGTTTTAGGCGTCTGGCTCGAAAAACCCGGCGTTTACCGTTTTCCCGGACGGGAACCAGAGAACGGTGATATACGGCGGGCCTTGAGGATCTACCGGTTGATTGTTGGTGAATGGGTCTTTACGGTCCTCTTACTCATCGCAACGGGGGTGTGCACATGCTTGAGCCGATAGGGTTCTCGACCTACCATGGTGGTGCGAGGGAAGAAGGATTGATAGACTTCTCCGCCTCACTCAACCCGTATCCACCGGAATGGCTCGACAGGATGTTCGAGCGGGCGAAGGGGATAAGCGGTCGCTATCCCTACTACGAAAGGCTTGAGGAAGGCCTTTCAGGGCTGGTTGGGGAGGAGGTTGCCGTAACGGCCGGAATCACGGAAGCTCTTTACCTACTCGGAACCCTCGCGCTCCGCGGGAGGAGGGTGGTAATCCCACGCCACACATACGGTGAGTACGAGAGGGTTGCGCGTATTTTTGGGGCAAGAGTCCTCAAAGGCCCGAACGAACCTGCAAAGCTTGCTGAACTTGTTGAAAGGGAGTCAGTAATCTTCTTCTGCAACCCCAACAATCCGAACGGGAGGTATTACATGCCAAGGGAGCTTAAACCACTTATCGACACCGTTGAGGATAAGAATGCCCTTCTTGTCCTTGATGAAGCATTTATAGACTTCGTTAAAGGCGCTAAAAGTCCCAAAGGGGAAAACCTTTTGAAGCTCAGAACCTTCACAAAGAGCTACGGCCTGCCGGGAATAAGGGTCGGCTACGTTATAGGCTTTCCCGAGGCACTTAGGAGCGTCAGGATGCCCTGGGGAGTAGGCTCGACCGGCCTCGCTTTCCTTGAGTTTTTGCTTGAGGACGGCTTCGAGCACCTGAGGAAGACGATGCCACTAATCTGGCGCGAGAAGGAGAGGATGGAAAAGGCTTTAGGAGTCAAAAGTGACACCAATTTCTTCACTATGCAAGTTGGAGACGCTAGAGAAACCGTAGAGACCCTAAAGAAGCGCGGAATCCTTGTGAGGGACTGTACGAGCTTCGACCTTCCAGAGTATGTCCGCTTCTCGGTGAGGAAGCCCGAAGAGAACGGGAAGCTGATTGAGGCGTTAAAAGAGGCCGAAATGGAAAGGAAGAGCATGTAGGGCCGTCAAGCCCCGAACTTTTCACTCCTGTTCATGAGGTCTATCATTATCGGTACTATGTCGTGGCCCTTTATCCTGCCGAGGCCACCGCGCATGCACTCACGCTCGCCGAAAGCTTCACTGGAGTCAGGCCTTACCCCACCGCCGGAGATGAGGAGTGGAACCGGGTCGCCGCTGTGATTCATGACCTCGCAGGGCGTTGAGTGATCGCCGGTTATCGCTATCACCGTCTCCTCAAGGTCGATGTGGTCGATGATGTAGCCTATCATCCTGTCAGCCTTCTCTATCATCTCGGCCTTGAGCTTGGGGTTACCATCGTGGCCCGCTGCATCTGTCGGCTTGAAGTGAAGGAACACGAAGTCGTACTCCTTGAGTAACTCGACGGTCTTCCTCGCCTTGGCCATCTCGTCGGTGTCGTATTCCCCAGTTGCCCCTTTAGGGGTGTAAACGTCGAAGCCTAT
This genomic interval carries:
- the cobZ gene encoding alpha-ribazole phosphatase CobZ; protein product: MKSGELLQRLEEHGVTLEAMVEAAIELYIGNNPEEVQGRLKKLMLHYLDDINIQALLMAALLLEGGFKVDGDPVNLVADELIGINIAEYIGGKMALFNFFYYDTKKPGILARLPPFLDDAVGGLIAGCMTRLFQEDVK
- a CDS encoding ATP pyrophosphatase, with product MNGVVFFSGGKDGLYALHLAEKMGIEVPYLLALKTTIGLSPHWENFGALETLTKKMGRKMLTFDMARGSDALADFIGSLGIEYLISGDVLLDDHKVWVESLTEKAGIKALEPLWGRNTLELAEEMLEEGFEWVIIAVDKEKLSRDALTYTFSSEQDLKNFLKAYPGVDPVGEFGEFHTVVLASPLFEGRFNLDVKSVEESERYHWIRFGLVRA
- the cbiB gene encoding adenosylcobinamide-phosphate synthase CbiB produces the protein MNGLVLFIPALLWDLLLGEPPALVHPVVWFGKLAGLLDSRYRRRSPALDFLVGMVTALAVIVFALLLAISAPSAPYPLNYALAVYLLKSSFAVRSLHEHIARTITDNVKEKRKAVSMIVSRDVGKLDEPHLNSASIESLAENLNDSVVAPLFYFLLFGLPGALIYRAVNTLDAMLGYRNERYEYFGKFSARLDDLLNFIPARLTVLLYLPIGGKRVLRYYRLARFKINSDKPIAVMSAVLGVWLEKPGVYRFPGREPENGDIRRALRIYRLIVGEWVFTVLLLIATGVCTCLSR
- a CDS encoding aminotransferase class I/II-fold pyridoxal phosphate-dependent enzyme; translated protein: MLEPIGFSTYHGGAREEGLIDFSASLNPYPPEWLDRMFERAKGISGRYPYYERLEEGLSGLVGEEVAVTAGITEALYLLGTLALRGRRVVIPRHTYGEYERVARIFGARVLKGPNEPAKLAELVERESVIFFCNPNNPNGRYYMPRELKPLIDTVEDKNALLVLDEAFIDFVKGAKSPKGENLLKLRTFTKSYGLPGIRVGYVIGFPEALRSVRMPWGVGSTGLAFLEFLLEDGFEHLRKTMPLIWREKERMEKALGVKSDTNFFTMQVGDARETVETLKKRGILVRDCTSFDLPEYVRFSVRKPEENGKLIEALKEAEMERKSM